The Corynebacterium glaucum genome includes a region encoding these proteins:
- a CDS encoding PQQ-dependent sugar dehydrogenase, with amino-acid sequence MSSAVVSLIHTILFSFLSLFGLTSPMSSVPEPSSSILPSSSSLSDMRNFPFEVIKHERHAEGWAMEFLPGTDYLLISDRSGLLQLRDQTTGELREVSGVPEIFHQSEAGLHDVVAAPSFTQDGGLYVSWVRPHDKGAQGVVGYGHLDTATAQLKDLKVIWEQDPGESDGHFSLRMLLIDGFLYVTSGDRRDFTPAQDVRTNQGKTLRLNLDGTPAVGNPFAGQGGRSAEIWSMGHRNPLGIAADESGRIWASEMGPQGGDELNLIVGGENYGWPNASMGSHYDNQPIPDHGPGDGYQAPAAYWKPAISPANLMIYTGELFPEWKGNAFLGGLSGQTIVRMQLNEDGTATQLDKWDMGQRIRALEQAPDGAIWVMEDKGGYLLELRPR; translated from the coding sequence ATGAGCTCCGCCGTTGTCAGCCTCATCCACACCATCCTTTTCTCGTTCCTTTCCCTGTTCGGCCTGACCTCGCCGATGTCGAGTGTCCCGGAGCCGTCGTCAAGCATTCTGCCCAGCTCGAGCTCGCTCTCGGACATGCGCAACTTCCCCTTCGAAGTGATCAAGCATGAGCGGCATGCGGAGGGCTGGGCGATGGAGTTCCTCCCCGGCACCGACTACCTGCTGATTTCCGATCGCTCCGGCCTGCTGCAGCTGCGCGACCAGACCACCGGCGAGCTGCGCGAGGTAAGCGGAGTGCCGGAGATCTTCCACCAGTCCGAGGCCGGCCTCCACGACGTAGTCGCCGCGCCGAGCTTCACCCAGGACGGTGGCCTGTACGTGTCGTGGGTGCGCCCGCACGACAAAGGTGCGCAGGGTGTTGTGGGTTACGGCCACCTCGACACCGCCACCGCGCAGCTGAAAGACCTCAAGGTCATCTGGGAGCAGGACCCCGGCGAAAGCGACGGTCACTTCTCGCTGCGCATGTTGCTTATCGACGGCTTCTTGTACGTCACATCCGGAGACCGGCGCGATTTCACCCCAGCACAAGACGTGCGTACAAACCAGGGCAAGACCCTTCGGTTGAACCTCGATGGAACGCCCGCTGTTGGCAACCCGTTCGCGGGTCAGGGCGGGCGCTCGGCGGAGATCTGGTCGATGGGGCACCGCAACCCGCTTGGCATCGCGGCAGATGAGAGCGGCCGCATCTGGGCCTCCGAGATGGGGCCGCAGGGCGGCGACGAGCTGAACCTGATTGTCGGCGGGGAGAACTACGGTTGGCCCAACGCGTCGATGGGCAGCCACTACGACAACCAGCCGATCCCCGACCACGGGCCCGGCGACGGGTACCAGGCGCCCGCCGCGTACTGGAAACCGGCGATTTCACCTGCCAACCTGATGATTTACACCGGCGAGCTGTTCCCGGAGTGGAAGGGCAATGCGTTCCTCGGCGGGTTGAGCGGCCAGACGATCGTGCGCATGCAGCTGAACGAGGACGGCACTGCCACGCAGCTGGACAAGTGGGACATGGGCCAGCGCATTCGGGCGCTGGAGCAAGCCCCCGACGGTGCCATCTGGGTGATGGAGGACAAGGGCGGGTACCTGCTCGAGCTGCGCCCGCGCTGA
- a CDS encoding ABC transporter ATP-binding protein, whose translation MATVEFRQASRIYDPARPPAVSRVNLEIADGEFLVLVGPSGCGKSTTLRMLAGLEPVDEGQILIDGQDVTETRPRERDVAMVFQSYALYPNMTARQNMAFALENAKVDKATIEERVAFAAKMLELEDLIDKKPAAMSGGQRQRVAMGRAIVRQPKVFLMDEPLSNLDAKLRVSTRAQILALQRELGTTTVYVTHDQTEAMTMGDRVCVLKKGILQQVDTPDTLYNNPGNTFVATFIGSPAMTIIENVPFIDGRVVGGKDHALDYYMPRELAAKVKTDRVVVGVRPENWEIAGVNHAGEQYGLPVHVDIVEHLGSELYVYGSRQEQADSKVAVRGDRITVKVPRGIDIDQGDTIYLRPMEGGSVFFDPETEINYDYL comes from the coding sequence ATGGCAACCGTTGAGTTCCGCCAAGCGTCTCGCATTTATGACCCAGCGCGTCCGCCAGCGGTGAGCCGTGTCAACCTGGAGATCGCGGACGGCGAGTTCTTGGTCCTCGTCGGACCATCCGGCTGCGGCAAGTCCACCACGCTGCGCATGCTCGCAGGTCTCGAGCCGGTCGATGAGGGGCAGATTCTTATCGACGGCCAGGACGTGACGGAAACCCGTCCCCGCGAGCGTGATGTCGCGATGGTGTTCCAGTCCTACGCCCTGTACCCGAACATGACGGCACGCCAGAACATGGCGTTCGCGCTTGAGAACGCCAAGGTGGACAAGGCGACGATCGAGGAGCGTGTCGCCTTCGCCGCAAAGATGCTCGAGCTCGAGGACCTCATCGATAAGAAGCCGGCGGCAATGTCCGGTGGTCAGCGCCAGCGCGTGGCCATGGGGCGTGCAATTGTGCGCCAGCCGAAGGTCTTCCTCATGGATGAGCCGCTGTCCAACCTGGACGCGAAGCTGCGTGTGTCCACCCGCGCGCAAATCCTCGCGCTGCAGCGCGAGCTGGGTACCACCACGGTCTACGTCACCCACGACCAGACCGAGGCGATGACCATGGGCGATCGCGTGTGCGTGCTGAAGAAGGGCATCCTCCAGCAGGTAGACACCCCGGACACCCTGTACAACAACCCGGGTAACACCTTCGTGGCCACCTTCATCGGTTCACCGGCCATGACGATCATCGAGAACGTGCCGTTCATCGACGGCCGCGTTGTCGGCGGTAAGGATCACGCGCTGGATTACTACATGCCGCGTGAGCTGGCGGCAAAGGTGAAGACGGACCGCGTGGTTGTTGGCGTGCGCCCGGAGAACTGGGAGATCGCTGGTGTGAATCATGCGGGCGAGCAGTACGGCCTGCCGGTGCACGTCGACATCGTGGAGCACCTCGGTTCTGAGCTCTACGTTTACGGCAGCCGTCAGGAACAGGCGGACAGCAAGGTCGCCGTGCGCGGTGACCGCATCACGGTCAAGGTGCCGCGCGGCATTGACATCGATCAGGGCGACACCATCTACCTGCGCCCGATGGAGGGCGGCTCCGTCTTCTTCGATCCGGAGACCGAGATCAACTACGACTACCTGTAG
- a CDS encoding ABC transporter substrate-binding protein has protein sequence MFASNSLRKRIGAATVAALTAVTLTACAGGSTTGGNNDGNAGGDENKIVFWSNHPGSSRDLELELIAAFEEENPDLTVELVTAGSSYEELAQKFNAALAGSDLPDVIVASDVTWFNFALNEATTPLDELWEKEGLDPDSYVDTLREDYEYNGKHYGAPYSRSTNLMYWNTDDLAAAGLPADRGPETWEEFDEWAAKLKEQTGNPALVIPDGSNYLDWYFQGMVWAFGGAYSNEWEPSFSDPKTLEAAKFLQDQVNKGHIEISTDPTVAFGNGNASALLQSTGSLAGLTDSATIPFITTYLPGPGPSAATGGAGLAIPNGISDTRKSNAIKFVDFITNTENTIMFSQKTGYMPVRKDALEDPEERTFLDENPNAETAIKQLNENTKPQDYARVFVPGGGKRIGGALDKITNGGQDVEKVFADLDKETQQVIDRDITPNLKN, from the coding sequence ATGTTCGCATCCAACTCTCTTCGTAAGCGCATCGGTGCAGCCACGGTTGCAGCGCTGACCGCTGTCACCCTGACCGCTTGTGCAGGCGGCAGCACTACCGGCGGCAATAACGATGGCAACGCTGGCGGCGACGAGAACAAGATCGTCTTCTGGTCCAACCACCCGGGTTCCTCCCGCGACCTCGAGCTCGAGCTGATCGCAGCATTCGAGGAGGAGAACCCGGACCTGACCGTCGAGCTGGTCACCGCCGGTTCGTCCTACGAGGAGCTCGCCCAGAAATTCAACGCAGCACTGGCTGGTTCTGACCTGCCGGACGTAATCGTCGCTTCCGACGTGACCTGGTTCAACTTCGCCCTCAACGAGGCAACCACCCCGCTCGATGAGCTGTGGGAGAAGGAAGGCCTGGACCCGGATTCTTACGTTGACACCCTGCGCGAGGACTACGAGTACAACGGCAAGCACTACGGTGCCCCGTACTCCCGCTCCACCAACCTGATGTACTGGAACACCGACGATCTGGCTGCTGCTGGCCTGCCGGCAGATCGTGGCCCGGAGACTTGGGAAGAGTTCGATGAGTGGGCTGCAAAGCTGAAGGAGCAGACCGGTAACCCGGCACTGGTCATCCCGGACGGCTCGAACTACCTCGACTGGTACTTCCAGGGCATGGTGTGGGCATTCGGCGGCGCGTACTCCAACGAGTGGGAGCCGTCCTTCTCCGACCCGAAGACGCTTGAGGCAGCTAAGTTCCTCCAGGACCAGGTGAACAAGGGCCACATCGAGATCAGCACCGACCCGACCGTCGCTTTCGGCAACGGCAACGCTTCTGCCCTGCTGCAGTCGACTGGTTCCCTCGCAGGCCTGACCGACTCCGCGACCATCCCGTTCATCACCACCTACCTCCCTGGCCCGGGCCCGTCCGCCGCAACCGGTGGCGCTGGTCTGGCTATCCCGAACGGCATCTCCGACACCCGCAAGTCGAACGCGATCAAGTTCGTCGATTTCATCACCAACACCGAGAACACCATCATGTTCAGCCAGAAGACCGGTTACATGCCGGTGCGCAAGGACGCGTTGGAGGATCCGGAGGAGCGCACCTTCCTGGATGAGAACCCGAACGCTGAGACCGCGATCAAGCAGCTCAACGAAAACACCAAGCCGCAGGACTACGCCCGCGTCTTCGTGCCGGGTGGCGGCAAGCGCATCGGTGGCGCCCTGGACAAGATCACCAACGGTGGCCAGGACGTGGAGAAGGTGTTCGCTGACCTGGATAAGGAGACCCAGCAGGTCATCGACCGTGACATCACCCCGAACCTGAAGAACTAG
- a CDS encoding carbohydrate ABC transporter permease, whose product MPPVPGSQAEGEPVISEAQRKRKGGGADYSSPGMKMFGYLALVLTVLLIMVPLYFIVITSFKTYQDVYSDPITFWPNPFEPGNYARVWETSGFQNYLRNSIGITLILTVIEVVLGVMSAYAFAFLRFPGRNALFLLVIAALMVPNQITIISNYALVASIGWRDTWQGVIIPLAGVAFGCFLMRNHFQSLPGEIMEAADMDGAGFFTKLFRVVLPMSWPTLSAFVLITVVNEWNEYLWPFLITDTPAATTLPVGLTRLQDAEGLTNWAPVMAGTVLTTLPMIIVFLLLQKQMIKGLTAGAVKG is encoded by the coding sequence ATGCCCCCGGTGCCGGGCAGCCAAGCAGAGGGCGAGCCGGTCATTTCAGAAGCCCAGCGCAAGCGCAAGGGCGGAGGCGCAGATTACAGCTCTCCTGGGATGAAGATGTTTGGCTACCTCGCGCTCGTGCTCACCGTGCTGTTGATCATGGTTCCGCTGTACTTCATCGTCATCACATCCTTCAAGACGTACCAGGACGTGTACTCGGACCCGATCACCTTCTGGCCGAACCCGTTCGAGCCGGGCAACTACGCGCGTGTGTGGGAGACCTCCGGTTTCCAGAACTACCTGCGCAACTCCATCGGCATCACGCTTATCCTCACGGTGATCGAGGTCGTGCTCGGCGTGATGTCGGCGTACGCGTTTGCGTTCCTGCGGTTCCCGGGCCGCAACGCACTGTTCCTGCTCGTGATCGCGGCACTGATGGTGCCGAACCAGATCACCATCATCTCCAACTACGCGCTCGTGGCCTCGATCGGCTGGCGTGACACCTGGCAGGGCGTAATCATCCCGCTTGCCGGCGTGGCATTCGGTTGCTTCCTCATGCGCAACCACTTCCAGTCGCTGCCGGGCGAAATCATGGAGGCCGCTGACATGGATGGTGCCGGATTCTTTACCAAGCTCTTTCGCGTGGTGCTGCCTATGTCTTGGCCGACCTTGTCCGCGTTCGTCCTGATCACCGTGGTCAACGAATGGAATGAGTACCTGTGGCCGTTCCTGATCACGGACACCCCAGCGGCGACGACGCTTCCGGTCGGTTTGACCCGCCTGCAGGACGCAGAGGGACTGACCAACTGGGCACCGGTGATGGCCGGCACCGTGCTTACCACCCTGCCGATGATCATCGTGTTCCTGCTCCTGCAGAAGCAAATGATCAAAGGCCTGACCGCTGGCGCGGTCAAGGGATAA
- a CDS encoding carbohydrate ABC transporter permease: MNTMIPAVSVEPEVSEEYAATYKKRKGRIDWHQVGLAALLILPNLALLILFTYRPLIDNIRISFYNWNISSPNMTFVGLKNYTDWFTAPETPTVVWNTVIFTFFAVAGSMVIGLLLAILLDQKLFGRSAVRSMVFAPYVIAGAAIGVAFQFVFDPKYGLIQFFLGLVNIPVPNFYQQSGWAMFMITVTYIWKNVGYVFVIYLAALQGRRADLDEASEIDGTSPVRHFFRVVLPQLRGTTFFLLITVLLNSFQVFDVINAMTRGGPYGYGTTTMVFQVYTETFVNNRAGYGAAVATIMFIVVLIITVAQIKLQERLDK; encoded by the coding sequence ATGAACACGATGATTCCTGCAGTCTCCGTGGAGCCGGAGGTCTCCGAGGAATACGCAGCAACGTATAAAAAGCGGAAAGGTCGGATCGACTGGCACCAGGTCGGCCTAGCGGCGCTGCTCATCCTGCCGAATTTGGCTCTGCTGATCCTGTTTACCTACCGCCCACTGATCGACAACATCCGAATCTCATTCTACAACTGGAACATTTCCTCGCCGAACATGACGTTCGTCGGGCTGAAGAACTACACCGATTGGTTCACAGCGCCGGAGACGCCGACCGTGGTGTGGAACACCGTGATCTTCACCTTCTTCGCCGTGGCGGGTTCGATGGTCATTGGTCTGCTCCTGGCGATTCTGCTGGATCAGAAACTGTTCGGCCGCTCCGCGGTTCGATCGATGGTCTTCGCGCCGTACGTGATCGCCGGTGCAGCGATCGGTGTGGCCTTCCAATTCGTGTTTGACCCGAAATACGGCCTGATCCAGTTCTTCCTGGGCTTGGTGAACATCCCGGTGCCGAACTTCTACCAGCAGTCGGGCTGGGCAATGTTCATGATCACGGTGACCTACATCTGGAAGAACGTCGGCTACGTCTTCGTGATCTACCTGGCTGCATTGCAGGGCCGTCGCGCGGATTTGGACGAAGCGTCGGAAATTGACGGCACCTCGCCGGTGCGCCACTTCTTCCGGGTGGTGCTGCCGCAGCTGCGCGGCACAACTTTCTTCCTGCTGATCACCGTGCTGCTGAACTCGTTCCAGGTCTTCGACGTGATCAACGCCATGACCCGTGGCGGCCCGTACGGCTACGGCACCACCACCATGGTGTTCCAGGTCTACACCGAGACCTTTGTGAACAACCGCGCTGGTTACGGCGCCGCTGTGGCCACCATCATGTTCATCGTTGTCCTGATCATCACCGTCGCCCAGATCAAGCTGCAGGAAAGGCTGGACAAGTAA
- a CDS encoding glycerophosphodiester phosphodiesterase, with protein sequence MSTPTTTGIIAHRGLNGIYPENTRRSFEEALKLDGVAGIECDVNLTADGQVVVIHDQTVDRTSDGSGEVAEMGVDKLKELNFGTQSDPQELLLLDELLDLLDAHPGKMILIETKHPSPFGDRLEQAVADVLRARGMDSDERVQLISFNPEAIERFEELLPELQSFLLLDPEPLLTGKGGAPFERIGTCGVGPSMRQAKAEPELLGGDVPSYVWTVNLPKDMLWLRERGASLIGTDLPHIAVEVFEGTHFPQGTNV encoded by the coding sequence ATGTCCACACCCACCACCACCGGCATCATCGCCCACCGCGGCCTCAACGGCATCTATCCCGAAAACACCCGCCGATCCTTCGAAGAAGCCCTCAAGCTCGACGGCGTTGCCGGCATCGAATGCGATGTGAACCTCACCGCCGACGGCCAAGTCGTGGTCATCCATGACCAGACGGTGGATCGCACGTCGGACGGGAGTGGGGAGGTCGCTGAAATGGGCGTCGATAAGCTCAAAGAGCTTAACTTTGGCACCCAGAGTGACCCGCAGGAGCTTTTGCTTCTCGACGAGCTGTTGGACCTGCTCGATGCGCACCCGGGCAAGATGATTCTGATTGAGACGAAGCATCCGTCGCCCTTTGGTGACCGGCTGGAGCAGGCCGTGGCCGACGTGCTGCGTGCGCGCGGGATGGATTCAGACGAGCGGGTGCAGCTGATTTCCTTCAATCCCGAAGCGATTGAGCGGTTCGAGGAATTGCTGCCTGAGCTGCAGTCCTTCCTGCTGCTTGACCCTGAGCCGCTGCTGACGGGGAAGGGCGGGGCGCCGTTCGAGCGGATCGGGACGTGCGGTGTGGGGCCGTCGATGCGGCAGGCGAAGGCGGAGCCGGAGCTATTGGGTGGCGATGTGCCGAGCTATGTGTGGACGGTGAATTTGCCGAAGGACATGCTGTGGTTGCGTGAGCGCGGGGCGAGCCTGATTGGCACTGATTTGCCGCACATCGCGGTTGAGGTGTTTGAGGGGACGCACTTTCCGCAGGGTACGAATGTGTGA
- a CDS encoding MBL fold metallo-hydrolase: MTIRLQVLGSNATAPSEHGGASGYLLQTSEGVVLVDSGPGVMLSYFQQGFELDQLKAIVLTHMHADHSLDMMAWAFRWTFPVVRDPVPVLLPSGETEKLARFDDLFGIESLPTMARPITGNFEVNEMPMDGGRTELQLAGLTLTTFEARHAVPSAALRFEAEGRTLVFSSDTGDCEGLRDAASDATAFVCEATYLDPREQAMAEHGHLTPALAGEIAASAGVENLILTHLEDPNNGEESVRRAKATFGSEQVHLARPEFTFDL; this comes from the coding sequence ATGACAATCAGACTTCAGGTTCTTGGTTCTAATGCAACCGCACCATCGGAGCACGGAGGAGCTTCAGGGTACCTTCTGCAAACCAGTGAAGGCGTAGTACTCGTGGACTCCGGACCGGGCGTCATGTTGAGCTACTTTCAGCAGGGCTTCGAGCTAGACCAGCTAAAGGCCATTGTGCTCACGCACATGCATGCCGATCACTCACTCGACATGATGGCATGGGCTTTCAGGTGGACATTTCCGGTGGTACGTGATCCGGTTCCAGTTCTCCTTCCCTCCGGCGAGACCGAGAAACTTGCCCGTTTCGACGATCTTTTCGGCATAGAATCCTTGCCGACCATGGCTCGCCCGATCACCGGAAACTTTGAAGTAAATGAGATGCCGATGGACGGCGGGCGCACCGAACTTCAACTTGCAGGGTTAACGCTCACCACGTTTGAGGCAAGGCACGCGGTACCGTCTGCTGCACTCCGTTTCGAAGCCGAGGGGAGAACCCTAGTATTCAGCTCTGATACGGGGGATTGCGAAGGGCTGCGCGACGCCGCTTCGGATGCGACGGCATTCGTTTGTGAGGCAACGTATCTCGATCCCCGCGAGCAAGCAATGGCCGAGCATGGGCACCTAACCCCAGCTCTCGCTGGGGAAATCGCAGCATCAGCTGGTGTGGAGAATCTCATTCTCACCCACCTTGAAGATCCCAATAATGGGGAGGAATCTGTGCGACGGGCAAAAGCCACTTTTGGTTCGGAACAGGTGCACTTGGCCCGTCCGGAGTTTACGTTCGATCTGTAA
- a CDS encoding ABC transporter ATP-binding protein: MTSAAIKGGSLAVDRITVKYGDFVAVEDISLQVEPGETTAVIGPSGCGKSTTLKAVAGLNHVSKGSVIINGKDVTELTAAQRNIGLVPQSYACFPHMTVRGNIGYGLKVRGIDAGKRDETVERVLDLTQLTEYADRKPAQLSGGQRQRVALGRAIAIDPSVLLLDEPLAALDPQLRNDLRRQLANIVADVGCGTLIVTHDQHEALALADKIAILRSGKLVQYGTPDELWMRPIDDFVANFLTNSTLLDCEVGDGFAYALNRTWRVPLSDLVIRNDDRPKPQLLIRPNTLQLADNADENAFDAVVESVEYMGGRFQAVVKTADGVALLITTDERLSNDDTVRLTARPGEAALLGRI, from the coding sequence ATGACTTCAGCGGCAATCAAGGGCGGCAGCTTGGCAGTTGATCGCATCACGGTAAAGTACGGCGACTTCGTGGCTGTGGAGGACATCAGCTTGCAGGTTGAGCCAGGGGAGACCACTGCTGTGATCGGTCCCTCGGGCTGCGGCAAATCGACCACGTTGAAAGCCGTCGCCGGGTTGAATCATGTCTCGAAGGGATCAGTGATCATCAACGGGAAGGACGTTACCGAGCTCACTGCGGCTCAGAGAAACATCGGGCTGGTCCCTCAATCTTATGCCTGCTTCCCGCACATGACTGTCAGGGGGAACATTGGCTACGGCTTGAAAGTTCGTGGCATTGATGCTGGTAAGCGAGACGAAACGGTAGAGCGCGTGTTGGACCTCACCCAGCTCACCGAGTATGCCGATCGTAAGCCGGCCCAACTTTCGGGTGGTCAGCGTCAACGCGTCGCTCTGGGACGCGCCATTGCAATCGACCCAAGCGTGTTACTCCTTGACGAGCCCCTCGCAGCTTTGGATCCCCAGTTGCGCAATGACCTCCGCCGCCAGCTCGCCAACATTGTCGCCGACGTCGGCTGTGGAACATTGATTGTGACCCACGATCAGCACGAGGCACTCGCTCTCGCAGACAAGATCGCTATCTTGCGTAGTGGAAAGCTCGTTCAGTATGGGACTCCTGACGAACTCTGGATGCGGCCGATCGATGATTTCGTGGCCAACTTCTTAACCAACTCGACACTCCTCGACTGCGAGGTCGGAGACGGGTTCGCCTATGCGCTCAACCGGACATGGCGAGTCCCGCTATCCGATCTCGTCATCCGAAACGATGATCGCCCGAAACCTCAATTGCTGATTCGTCCCAACACCCTGCAGCTCGCTGACAACGCCGATGAAAACGCATTCGACGCGGTAGTTGAATCTGTGGAGTACATGGGGGGTCGATTCCAGGCAGTGGTGAAAACTGCGGACGGTGTGGCTCTTCTCATCACTACAGACGAGCGACTATCCAACGATGACACCGTGCGTTTGACGGCACGTCCCGGCGAAGCTGCACTTCTAGGAAGGATCTGA
- a CDS encoding ABC transporter permease has protein sequence MTMHETGAPVERATPNENPVTAGRIVTWLLTVFIIVPVLATFIAATSVDFSKGPWGGGFTLDWFVLGWNLLGSTLLRSLLVALLVVALNLLIVFPLAWWAPRLPDWVSRVLITLSNIPLAIPGIALSIALIGTFSGLRPSGILLVVGHLIFTLPFAMSALVPALADPLLREAEYTAHSLGASWLRVIFSITIPWTNVAILQAVTMIFAISFGEFNISFFINPPATPMAPFALFDAYSTRRLEVASAMSCLFIAFAIPVLVAIVAARTRSNSQAKDKK, from the coding sequence ATGACCATGCATGAAACTGGCGCACCCGTAGAGCGCGCTACCCCCAACGAGAATCCGGTCACTGCCGGCCGGATAGTGACGTGGCTGCTGACGGTCTTCATTATTGTCCCGGTGTTGGCTACCTTCATCGCAGCCACATCTGTCGATTTTTCAAAAGGGCCCTGGGGCGGTGGATTCACCTTAGACTGGTTCGTCCTTGGTTGGAATCTACTGGGATCGACCCTTCTGCGGTCTCTCCTTGTGGCGCTGCTTGTAGTCGCTCTCAATCTCCTCATCGTTTTTCCGCTTGCCTGGTGGGCTCCGCGGTTGCCGGATTGGGTGTCGAGGGTGCTCATTACGCTGTCAAACATTCCGCTTGCCATCCCGGGCATTGCGCTTTCGATTGCTCTTATCGGGACATTCTCGGGGTTAAGGCCCTCCGGCATCCTGCTGGTAGTGGGCCACTTGATCTTCACCCTCCCGTTCGCGATGTCAGCACTTGTCCCGGCGCTCGCAGACCCTCTCCTGCGTGAGGCTGAATACACAGCGCATTCACTGGGGGCATCGTGGCTCAGGGTTATTTTCAGTATCACGATTCCATGGACGAACGTGGCGATTCTCCAAGCTGTGACGATGATTTTTGCCATTTCGTTCGGCGAATTCAATATCTCGTTCTTCATTAATCCGCCTGCGACACCTATGGCTCCGTTCGCACTGTTCGATGCCTACTCAACGCGGCGCCTGGAAGTTGCGTCTGCGATGTCCTGCCTGTTTATCGCTTTTGCAATCCCGGTGCTTGTGGCGATTGTGGCGGCCCGTACACGTTCAAACTCTCAAGCAAAGGACAAGAAATGA